From the genome of Nocardia sp. NBC_01503, one region includes:
- a CDS encoding response regulator transcription factor, giving the protein MRVVVVEDDAGMAAAVVDGLWAQGFDRVDHLSHGLDLLTSHTGYDAVILDLGLPDVNGYLVLRQLRKVSSVPVVVLTAEGDELAVVSCLRAGADDYVVKPARVSELAARLEAVVRRWQATDYRPAIVVTGDVRVDLVARSVEVAGQPVALTQKEFAVARALAERAGAAVGREELMDEVWGEKNPSISRSLDVHMGGLRAKLNRPGLITTIHGFGYRWDR; this is encoded by the coding sequence GTGCGTGTGGTGGTGGTAGAGGATGACGCGGGTATGGCCGCAGCCGTCGTTGACGGCCTCTGGGCACAGGGCTTCGACCGGGTCGACCATCTCTCCCACGGTTTGGATCTGCTGACCTCGCATACCGGGTACGACGCGGTCATCCTCGATCTGGGTCTGCCCGATGTCAACGGATATCTGGTGCTGCGCCAGCTCCGCAAGGTCAGCTCCGTACCCGTGGTCGTGCTCACCGCGGAAGGCGATGAGCTGGCCGTTGTCTCCTGTCTGCGCGCCGGTGCGGACGATTACGTCGTCAAACCGGCTCGGGTGAGCGAGCTCGCGGCGCGGCTCGAGGCGGTGGTGCGGCGCTGGCAGGCCACCGACTATCGTCCGGCGATCGTGGTCACCGGTGATGTCCGGGTCGACCTGGTCGCCCGCAGTGTCGAGGTGGCGGGGCAACCGGTTGCGTTGACCCAGAAGGAATTCGCGGTCGCGCGGGCGTTGGCCGAGCGGGCCGGCGCGGCCGTGGGGCGCGAAGAATTAATGGACGAGGTCTGGGGCGAGAAGAATCCGTCCATCTCGCGTTCACTCGACGTCCACATGGGTGGGCTTCGCGCCAAATTGAACCGGCCCGGTCTGATCACCACCATCCACGGCTTCGGCTATCGATGGGATCGGTGA
- a CDS encoding sensor histidine kinase translates to MRGRLLLTFTMLAAICMIGFAIGIGGQLAANRTRGLMIDRIGDASRFAAWSAGDSAGLVHEAQNYYDRSRNGVLVIDADGTVRCDLGVDRNDPRIIDAVDRARRYQPPPLPQTLYPWSRPTMLVAQPVGSPPVAAGVVLIAASTVETTTGIADGWIQLACITASALLVFGGLALVLSGWILRPVSELIRNVEALTATLPVSGRTPRTAPGSDDGPREILELADAVGALTHAVAESAAAERRHVADTAHSMRNPLAALSVRLEALQPAIAGGRAESTFASIVSEVDRLTGLLDDLLAEAVAEAVAEARQSCGTGELVAAAPETCDAVSVAEDRVEAWHAAFARAGMALTVELQVPTARMRAPAQILTQILDVALSNSARYAGAGAHATVVVAQESDSAVISVRDNGIGVPQDELDRLTTRFFRGGNAAAGGSGLGLPIAATLAGKHGGLFFLDTAETGGLVVTVSFPAVLDRAESR, encoded by the coding sequence ATGCGCGGACGCCTGTTGCTGACGTTCACCATGCTCGCGGCGATCTGCATGATCGGCTTCGCCATCGGTATCGGCGGACAACTCGCCGCCAACCGAACCCGCGGATTGATGATCGATCGCATCGGCGACGCCAGTCGCTTCGCCGCCTGGTCCGCCGGGGATTCCGCCGGACTGGTGCACGAAGCCCAGAACTACTACGACCGCAGCCGCAATGGTGTGCTCGTGATCGATGCCGACGGCACCGTCCGCTGCGATCTCGGGGTGGATCGCAATGACCCGAGGATTATCGACGCCGTCGACCGCGCTCGCCGATACCAGCCGCCGCCCCTACCGCAAACCCTGTACCCGTGGAGCCGTCCCACCATGCTCGTCGCGCAACCGGTCGGAAGTCCGCCGGTCGCCGCGGGGGTGGTGCTCATCGCCGCGTCGACGGTCGAGACCACCACCGGAATCGCCGACGGCTGGATACAACTGGCGTGCATCACCGCGAGCGCGCTACTGGTCTTCGGCGGTCTGGCACTGGTGCTGTCCGGGTGGATACTGCGACCGGTATCCGAACTCATTCGCAATGTCGAGGCGCTGACGGCGACGCTGCCGGTGTCGGGACGGACCCCGCGCACCGCACCGGGCAGCGATGACGGCCCGCGGGAGATTCTCGAACTGGCCGATGCCGTCGGAGCGCTGACGCACGCGGTGGCCGAATCCGCCGCCGCCGAGCGTCGGCATGTGGCCGACACCGCGCACTCCATGCGTAATCCGCTGGCCGCGTTGTCGGTTCGCCTCGAAGCCCTGCAACCGGCGATCGCCGGCGGCCGGGCCGAATCGACCTTCGCCAGCATCGTCAGTGAAGTGGACCGGCTCACCGGACTGCTGGACGATCTGCTCGCCGAAGCGGTCGCGGAAGCGGTCGCCGAAGCCCGGCAGTCATGCGGCACAGGGGAACTCGTGGCCGCCGCGCCCGAAACGTGCGATGCGGTGAGCGTGGCGGAGGACCGGGTCGAGGCATGGCACGCGGCCTTCGCCCGCGCGGGCATGGCGCTGACCGTCGAATTACAGGTTCCCACCGCGAGAATGCGGGCGCCCGCACAGATCCTCACGCAGATTCTCGATGTCGCACTGAGCAATTCCGCCCGCTACGCCGGTGCGGGCGCGCACGCCACGGTCGTGGTGGCACAGGAATCGGATTCGGCGGTGATCTCGGTGCGCGACAACGGGATCGGCGTCCCCCAGGACGAACTCGACCGGCTCACCACCCGATTCTTCCGCGGCGGCAATGCTGCGGCGGGCGGCTCCGGGCTGGGTCTGCCGATCGCGGCGACCCTCGCCGGGAAACACGGCGGACTCTTCTTCCTCGACACCGCCGAAACCGGCGGACTCGTTGTCACCGTGAGCTTCCCCGCGGTGCTCGACCGCGCCGAATCCCGCTGA